One window of the Zea mays cultivar B73 chromosome 3, Zm-B73-REFERENCE-NAM-5.0, whole genome shotgun sequence genome contains the following:
- the LOC103643016 gene encoding salicylate carboxymethyltransferase, with translation MASSLLHCPDKLPFLDVEAILHMKEGLGETSYAQNSSLQKRGMDTLRSLITSTATDVYVSQMPERFTVADLGCSSGPNALCLAEDIVGSIGRACGRSSRPPPEFSVLLNDLPTNDFNTIFFSLPEFADRLEAAARTDEWGRPMVFLSGVPGSFYGRLFPRTSVHFICSCSSLHWLSQVPPGLFDETDNRPVNKGKMYISSTSPAAVPLAYLRQFRRDFGVFLRSRAAEVVPGGRMVLAMLGRQTEGYVDRRTTFLWELLSESFAALVSQGLVEQEKVDAYNVPFYAPSVREVEEEVRREGSFRLDHVQTYEINLSSSGDAKEDGRTVSMAIRAIQESMLSHHFGTDIVDALFHRYTELVTESMEREDVKSVQIGVVLTRL, from the exons ATGGCGTCCTCACTGCTCCACTGCCCCGACAAGCTCCCGTTCTTGGACGTGGAGGCCATCCTCCACATGAAAGAGGGGCTCGGCGAGACCAGCTACGCGCAGAACTCCTCGCTTCAG AAGCGAGGCATGGACACGCTGAGGAGCCTCATCACCAGCACCGCGACGGACGTGTACGTCTCGCAGATGCCGGAGCGGTTCACGGTGGCCGACCTCGGCTGCTCCTCGGGGCCCAACGCGCTGTGCCTGGCGGAGGACATCGTGGGGAGCATCGGCAGGGCGTGCGGCCGGTCGTCGCGGCCGCCGCCCGAGTTCTCGGTGCTGCTCAACGACCTGCCCACCAACGACTTCAACACCATCTTCTTCAGCCTGCCGGAGTTCGCCGACCGGCTCGAGGCCGCGGCCAGGACGGACGAGTGGGGCCGGCCGATGGTGTTCCTGTCCGGGGTCCCGGGCTCGTTCTACGGGCGGCTGTTCCCCAGGACGAGCGTGCACTTCATCTGCTCCTGCTCCAGCCTGCACTGGCTCTCCCAGGTCCCTCCGGGGCTCTTCGACGAGACGGACAACAGGCCGGTGAACAAGGGGAAGATGTACATCTCGAGCACCAGCCCCGCGGCCGTGCCGCTGGCCTACCTGAGGCAGTTCCGGAGAGACTTCGGCGTGTTCCTCAGGTCGCGCGCGGCCGAGGTCGTCCCCGGCGGCCGGATGGTCCTCGCCATGCTTGGCCGGCAGACCGAAGGCTACGTCGACCGGCGGACGACCTTCCTCTGGGAGCTCCTCTCCGAGTCGTTCGCGGCGCTTGTGTCGCAGGGGCTGGTCGAACAGGAGAAGGTGGACGCGTACAACGTGCCGTTCTACGCGCCGTCGGTAcgtgaggtggaggaggaggtgcGGCGGGAGGGCTCGTTCCGGCTGGACCACGTGCAGACGTACGAGATCAACCTGAGTAGCAGCGGCGACGCCAAGGAGGACGGCCGGACGGTGTCCATGGCCATCAGGGCCATCCAGGAATCCATGCTCAGCCACCACTTCGGCACCGACATCGTGGACGCGCTGTTCCACAGGTACACGGAGCTGGTCACCGAGTCCATGGAGCGAGAGGACGTCAAGAGCGTGCAGATCGGGGTGGTTCTCACAAGGTTGTGA